In a genomic window of Candidatus Saccharimonadia bacterium:
- a CDS encoding tetratricopeptide repeat protein gives MGVVSRSLDAILDRAMKPAPQFWEQPQKPKAAVLNSQQQAAAKLMDQAATLVQFRAFPMAANVLQQAVKLWPTNPEIQFHCGSVMLEVGRPDLAVQNFDVAIGLRPSWSDAHNNRSAALSRMGRVDEAIASAERAVETGKNYAAMANLCAAYSAQGDNEKALSYGEQAVRQSNGTNAMALINYGVALRADWHLEEAAGSQQRAIEVSQGQDYMAWSNLGAIYNLMGRNHEAMGVTQRAVELVPTNAALYGNMVMFLDLLPETTLLEALCRRRHFSYVFEQPLKRQWRSHENDRSLTRKLKVGYVGADFRQHSAGHIHCPVIRAHDPEQIEVYVFAGNRYEDEISAKIREAPALKEWVMTASMPDDVLAAEIRARQIDILVDCASYTSGGRLLTFCHKPAPIQVHAWGYATGTGLECMDLFLADDVFVPPELEHGYTETIVRMSSLLTFDPMLELPLPGPPPVLKNGYVTFGSYNRVEKISDPILGLWCEVMKRLPDSRIVLKFGGLEGETAERLRAKFAAHGISPDRVETRGHTPRDEHIRQYSEIDIMLDSWPHVGGITTLEAAMMGVPCVTLIGPRAPSRVSASILTSLGMTDWIADTPERYVAIAVEKAQSDLSELRAGLPARITGCTVGDPVAYTRELEQIYRDSWSMWVRHVAPETVVDGETAA, from the coding sequence GTGGGCGTGGTGAGTCGATCTCTCGACGCCATCCTGGATCGGGCGATGAAGCCGGCCCCGCAGTTCTGGGAGCAGCCCCAGAAACCGAAAGCGGCCGTCCTCAACTCCCAGCAGCAGGCAGCGGCCAAACTGATGGACCAGGCGGCCACACTGGTGCAGTTCCGGGCCTTCCCGATGGCAGCGAATGTGCTCCAGCAGGCCGTCAAGCTCTGGCCGACCAATCCGGAGATCCAGTTCCACTGCGGCAGCGTGATGCTGGAGGTCGGCCGCCCGGACCTGGCCGTCCAGAACTTCGACGTGGCCATCGGCCTGCGCCCCTCCTGGTCCGATGCCCACAACAACCGATCGGCCGCGCTCTCTCGGATGGGCCGCGTGGACGAAGCCATTGCCTCCGCCGAGCGGGCCGTCGAGACAGGTAAGAACTACGCCGCGATGGCCAACTTGTGCGCGGCCTACTCGGCGCAGGGCGACAATGAGAAGGCACTCTCCTACGGCGAGCAGGCGGTCAGGCAGTCGAACGGCACCAACGCGATGGCGCTCATCAACTACGGCGTGGCGCTCCGGGCCGACTGGCACCTGGAAGAGGCGGCCGGCTCGCAGCAGCGGGCCATCGAAGTGTCTCAAGGCCAGGATTACATGGCCTGGTCGAACCTCGGTGCGATCTACAACCTGATGGGCCGCAACCACGAGGCGATGGGCGTCACGCAGCGGGCCGTGGAGTTGGTGCCGACCAACGCCGCGCTCTACGGCAATATGGTCATGTTCCTGGACCTGCTGCCCGAAACGACGCTGCTGGAGGCGCTCTGCCGCCGGCGGCACTTCTCGTACGTGTTCGAGCAGCCGCTGAAGCGCCAGTGGCGGTCCCACGAGAACGACCGCAGTCTGACGCGGAAGCTCAAGGTCGGCTACGTCGGGGCCGACTTCCGCCAGCATTCGGCCGGTCACATCCACTGCCCGGTGATCCGGGCCCACGACCCCGAGCAGATCGAGGTCTACGTGTTCGCCGGTAACAGGTACGAGGACGAGATCTCGGCGAAGATTCGCGAAGCGCCCGCTCTCAAGGAGTGGGTGATGACGGCCAGCATGCCCGACGACGTGCTGGCCGCTGAGATCAGGGCCCGGCAGATCGACATCCTGGTGGACTGCGCATCCTACACCAGCGGCGGACGGCTGCTGACGTTCTGCCACAAGCCGGCCCCGATTCAGGTGCACGCCTGGGGCTACGCCACCGGCACCGGCCTGGAGTGCATGGACCTGTTCCTGGCTGACGATGTGTTCGTGCCGCCCGAATTGGAGCACGGCTACACCGAGACGATCGTCAGGATGTCCAGCCTACTGACGTTTGATCCGATGCTGGAGCTCCCACTTCCGGGGCCGCCGCCGGTTCTGAAGAACGGCTACGTGACGTTTGGGTCGTATAACCGCGTCGAGAAGATCAGCGACCCGATCCTTGGCCTCTGGTGCGAGGTCATGAAGCGCCTACCGGACTCGCGGATCGTGCTGAAGTTCGGCGGCCTGGAGGGCGAGACGGCCGAACGGCTTCGGGCGAAGTTCGCAGCGCACGGCATCAGCCCCGATCGCGTCGAGACCCGGGGTCACACCCCGCGCGACGAGCATATCCGCCAGTACAGTGAGATCGACATCATGCTGGACTCGTGGCCTCACGTCGGCGGGATCACCACGCTTGAGGCTGCCATGATGGGCGTGCCGTGCGTGACGTTGATCGGTCCGCGCGCGCCATCTCGGGTCAGTGCGTCTATCCTAACGTCGCTCGGGATGACCGACTGGATTGCAGATACCCCTGAGCGATACGTCGCGATCGCGGTGGAGAAGGCACAGAGCGACCTGTCCGAGCTACGGGCCGGACTGCCGGCGCGGATCACGGGCTGCACGGTGGGCGATCCGGTGGCGTACACGCGAGAATTGGAGCAGATCTATCGCGACTCCTGGAGCATGTGGGTGCGGCACGTGGCGCCCGAGACGGTGGTGGACGGGGAGACGGCGGCGTGA
- a CDS encoding transglycosylase SLT domain-containing protein → MPLYLPRRTLNQNDAAAAGARTVSLVDDVTQRYAQAINPTPDPQPEPEQPSWQLPSLESLGVTGAPSSVMSALGSVPQRARQAVADTAPSWALPSLESLGVSAPKQPVGPTPTPVGENANANANGLPTPSAALTPSSYAPSSGTGSPDVERWSSIVAEAARAENVPEWAIKGLMEIESGGDPEAVSSAGAQSLMQVMPFHFKPGENPKDPRTNIFRGAKVYGDALRRYGDPDKAAAAYFGAIDGQGNVTSATDGSSVDGHEYVRLFRQAASKYGGASPNAGAGAANPAPAAPPAPPAAGTPPAAGGSSGLYTVRDQWGNTFTMTPEAFRKRPGGAADLTVLSTPQESAQGDSLRMALGDAHPMPEDASDSERYVQRLSDPNEPVPPPLRNDVPYDPANGETGPPPGSSAWYMGDMQRQPLAATMGPDTATGAEYDPRDADSGRWEAVPSDVPPAGTPVTPQAYPQRSVSVPPDVPSTYGDARDEPQVPYTPPSTSNDVRPTYGPPLEQAGPEQPAQPKSPFKPLYDAGGAIVGYVQGAVQDIGNTVATEGIATPIGRGIANAVTRPLLGKPPLPDSGQPETTIDRAIVETGRSLGRNIGAAQSGVAEGNYGEAAMGALGVVGDLAPSTTLARQLNEMVPKGNFPIVGEVGLGDAIMTAALVRDAARLGYGAIKVGGRLGGPILQAIKDGVPAERFGQWMARNAENVAAADARMAAEGSTVAPGVLGQIPEEFGRPYPPIKGRIGDFEQGALGEASAEMIRDSRMPREAVHPDLRAAGIGPEITPQVDTSSRLNAGFGVVPDEAPRTPRDIWESRLTEDLGVRPREEPITEPYTDSTGRQVTRARAAEWRVTEGPNGPEMAQYRPNFFGNAEEIPGTRQPLDAVYRVISREDYEGSLRRGFLQSDGRLNLDAREGTVASTFEPSPFYNPKNGEAVAVRIRVDPQDGWRLDHDGYIKTPKPIPVDRIERTLAYTTNEMGNAVRYAPGSQTASVTAGTLPPSAAPDRLSAVNRVLGQGVASSVSGGVGAAVNQEMNPDDPYAGVKGFAVGAVAPYAITKGMRAIAARQGGTAGADSGLLAMFGQAPGAGGFNPNAVQRAVQRAQRQASPGLSPLQWVRKLFAESGYSSMIGPATFTVNLTGNVAEPLYAIPKETTRGVARAISTGNASALREPGEMAAGAFHGLSQVGSAMVDALTASGKYAPTPGHEPLSAQTQNPIGKAITTGLEAGGRVFSALPDAVFGTIAQGAGEARAAAQQATDAGLKGTAWKQHVNDLLTDAANVRAGQLPTLSGTQTVIDEGAAYAKRQTFQDDLGTIGKKARNFATVGNMPVVGNLVTPFFNTPWNMNTRLAERSPIGFAMNSQGSKFDKMYDATLGSALMIGLAAGPVASGVITGGGPDDPQKKAEMRSQGWRPYSTLIDGVYVPNRVMGIYAPLLNAAADVHDSIAYSKDKSPTSIASNYAGRLGQQLQQQPYLQGISSIMQTIQAGYGGGLGSAAERYASSTITRMVPYAATARTIGTALDPNERTVDSGKNTPASTTISQQVQSGIGARGGLPIAQDVLGRPQENQQQGVKAVFARTSAEKPDPTVKAFLDAGVDIGFPKTKLTVDTIPMDLTPDETRRWNTYRGEILQRFSGNLTSRTFWSNPEARKVAMEDLLRQANDAADQRLMQSIGAGDIRRRVLEARQQQRETLRSGAP, encoded by the coding sequence ATGCCGCTCTATCTGCCGCGCCGCACGCTCAACCAGAACGATGCCGCTGCCGCCGGGGCGCGCACGGTGTCGCTGGTCGACGACGTGACGCAGCGGTACGCGCAGGCCATCAACCCGACGCCAGATCCCCAGCCTGAGCCCGAACAGCCGTCCTGGCAGCTTCCGAGCCTCGAAAGTCTGGGCGTCACGGGTGCACCGTCGTCCGTCATGTCGGCGCTCGGCAGCGTTCCTCAGCGCGCCCGTCAGGCCGTGGCCGACACCGCGCCATCGTGGGCGCTCCCGAGCCTGGAGAGCCTGGGGGTTAGTGCTCCGAAGCAGCCCGTTGGCCCAACACCAACACCCGTTGGTGAAAACGCCAACGCCAACGCCAACGGATTGCCAACGCCCTCGGCTGCGCTAACCCCTTCCTCTTATGCCCCGTCAAGCGGCACAGGCAGCCCCGATGTCGAGCGCTGGTCGTCCATCGTCGCTGAGGCGGCGCGCGCCGAGAACGTCCCCGAGTGGGCGATCAAGGGGCTGATGGAGATCGAGTCGGGCGGCGATCCCGAGGCCGTGTCGTCGGCCGGTGCGCAGTCGCTGATGCAGGTGATGCCGTTCCACTTCAAGCCCGGCGAGAACCCGAAAGACCCGCGTACCAACATCTTCCGGGGGGCCAAGGTCTACGGCGACGCCCTGCGGCGGTACGGCGACCCCGATAAGGCAGCAGCAGCGTACTTTGGGGCGATCGACGGCCAGGGCAATGTCACCAGCGCCACTGACGGCTCATCGGTGGACGGTCACGAGTACGTCCGACTCTTCCGTCAGGCCGCCTCGAAGTACGGCGGCGCATCTCCGAACGCCGGCGCTGGGGCCGCGAACCCTGCGCCGGCTGCCCCACCTGCGCCCCCGGCTGCTGGTACTCCCCCGGCAGCCGGGGGCTCCTCTGGCCTGTACACCGTCCGTGACCAGTGGGGTAACACGTTCACGATGACCCCGGAGGCGTTCAGGAAGCGGCCGGGCGGCGCGGCTGATCTGACCGTGCTCTCGACGCCGCAGGAGAGCGCCCAGGGCGACTCGCTACGCATGGCGCTCGGTGACGCCCATCCGATGCCGGAGGATGCCAGCGACTCCGAGCGCTACGTCCAGCGGCTCTCTGACCCAAACGAGCCTGTTCCCCCGCCACTGCGCAACGATGTGCCCTATGACCCGGCCAACGGGGAGACCGGGCCACCCCCGGGCTCGTCCGCGTGGTACATGGGGGATATGCAGCGCCAGCCGCTCGCCGCGACGATGGGGCCGGACACGGCGACCGGCGCGGAGTACGATCCGAGGGACGCTGATAGCGGACGGTGGGAAGCCGTACCGTCTGATGTACCGCCGGCCGGTACGCCGGTGACCCCTCAGGCGTACCCCCAGAGGTCCGTAAGTGTACCGCCGGATGTACCGTCCACCTACGGCGACGCCCGCGACGAGCCCCAGGTTCCATACACGCCACCGAGTACGTCAAATGACGTACGCCCGACATACGGGCCTCCGCTCGAGCAGGCCGGGCCGGAGCAGCCAGCACAACCCAAGAGCCCGTTCAAGCCGCTCTACGACGCTGGCGGCGCCATTGTCGGGTATGTCCAGGGCGCCGTGCAGGATATCGGCAACACCGTCGCCACCGAGGGTATCGCAACCCCGATCGGCCGGGGCATCGCCAACGCCGTGACGCGCCCACTACTCGGCAAGCCGCCACTGCCGGACTCGGGCCAGCCTGAGACCACCATCGACCGCGCTATTGTGGAGACCGGGCGCTCGCTCGGCCGGAACATTGGCGCCGCACAGTCAGGAGTTGCCGAGGGCAACTACGGCGAGGCGGCGATGGGTGCGCTCGGGGTCGTCGGCGACCTGGCGCCGTCCACCACGCTAGCCCGGCAGTTGAACGAGATGGTGCCGAAAGGCAACTTCCCCATTGTGGGCGAGGTCGGGTTGGGCGACGCCATCATGACAGCCGCGCTCGTTCGCGACGCCGCGCGGCTGGGCTATGGCGCGATCAAGGTTGGCGGACGACTGGGCGGGCCTATTCTTCAGGCGATCAAGGATGGTGTGCCGGCCGAGCGCTTCGGGCAGTGGATGGCCCGCAACGCCGAGAACGTGGCTGCTGCTGACGCCAGGATGGCTGCTGAAGGCTCGACGGTGGCTCCTGGGGTACTCGGGCAGATCCCGGAGGAGTTCGGACGCCCGTACCCGCCCATCAAGGGACGGATAGGCGATTTCGAGCAGGGCGCCCTCGGTGAGGCGTCTGCTGAGATGATCCGCGACTCCAGGATGCCGCGCGAGGCTGTGCATCCCGATCTGCGAGCGGCCGGCATCGGCCCTGAGATCACGCCACAGGTGGACACCAGTAGCCGACTCAATGCCGGGTTCGGGGTGGTGCCGGATGAGGCGCCGAGAACACCGCGTGATATCTGGGAAAGCCGGCTCACTGAGGATCTGGGCGTGCGCCCGCGCGAGGAGCCGATCACTGAGCCATATACGGACTCCACAGGTCGGCAGGTAACGAGAGCGCGGGCGGCTGAGTGGCGCGTGACGGAAGGCCCGAATGGCCCCGAGATGGCGCAGTACCGTCCGAATTTCTTCGGGAACGCTGAGGAGATCCCGGGCACTCGCCAACCGCTCGATGCTGTCTATCGAGTGATTTCTCGCGAGGACTACGAGGGCTCACTCCGTCGCGGCTTCCTTCAGTCGGACGGACGCCTGAACCTCGACGCCCGTGAGGGCACTGTCGCGAGTACATTTGAGCCGTCGCCGTTCTACAATCCGAAGAACGGCGAGGCTGTGGCTGTCCGAATCCGCGTGGACCCGCAAGACGGTTGGCGCCTTGACCACGACGGGTACATCAAGACCCCGAAGCCGATTCCAGTGGATCGCATCGAGAGGACACTAGCCTACACAACCAACGAGATGGGGAATGCTGTTCGCTACGCGCCGGGTTCTCAAACCGCGTCGGTGACAGCCGGCACCCTCCCCCCATCCGCCGCTCCCGACCGCCTGTCTGCCGTGAACCGCGTGCTCGGGCAGGGGGTGGCGTCGTCCGTCTCGGGCGGGGTCGGCGCGGCCGTCAACCAGGAGATGAACCCAGACGACCCGTACGCGGGCGTCAAGGGCTTTGCGGTGGGGGCCGTCGCGCCGTACGCCATCACGAAGGGCATGCGGGCGATTGCAGCGAGACAGGGGGGCACGGCCGGCGCGGATAGTGGCCTGCTGGCGATGTTTGGGCAGGCGCCGGGTGCCGGTGGCTTCAACCCGAACGCCGTGCAGCGCGCCGTCCAGCGAGCGCAGCGGCAGGCGTCGCCCGGACTTTCTCCGCTCCAATGGGTGCGCAAGCTCTTTGCCGAATCCGGGTACTCGTCGATGATTGGCCCGGCGACGTTTACCGTGAACCTGACGGGCAACGTGGCGGAACCGCTCTACGCCATCCCGAAGGAGACCACACGCGGCGTTGCCAGGGCGATCAGCACCGGGAACGCCTCGGCGCTGCGGGAGCCGGGCGAGATGGCTGCTGGTGCATTCCACGGGCTCTCTCAGGTCGGCTCGGCGATGGTGGATGCGCTGACCGCGAGTGGCAAGTACGCGCCGACGCCGGGGCATGAGCCGCTCTCGGCCCAGACGCAGAATCCGATCGGCAAGGCCATCACAACAGGACTGGAGGCCGGCGGGCGCGTCTTCTCGGCGCTGCCTGACGCCGTCTTCGGGACCATCGCCCAGGGAGCCGGCGAGGCCAGGGCAGCCGCGCAGCAGGCGACGGACGCCGGGCTGAAGGGCACGGCCTGGAAGCAACACGTCAACGACTTGCTGACCGACGCTGCGAACGTTCGTGCGGGTCAGTTGCCGACGCTCTCGGGCACGCAAACGGTCATTGATGAGGGCGCGGCCTACGCCAAGCGCCAGACGTTTCAGGACGATCTCGGCACCATCGGCAAGAAGGCGCGGAATTTCGCGACGGTCGGGAACATGCCCGTGGTCGGGAACCTCGTGACGCCGTTCTTCAACACCCCCTGGAACATGAACACCCGATTGGCCGAGCGCTCGCCGATCGGCTTCGCGATGAATAGCCAGGGCTCGAAGTTCGACAAGATGTACGATGCCACGCTGGGGTCGGCACTCATGATCGGGTTGGCGGCCGGGCCGGTCGCAAGCGGCGTCATCACGGGAGGTGGCCCCGACGACCCGCAGAAGAAAGCGGAGATGCGCTCGCAGGGCTGGCGTCCGTACTCGACGCTGATCGATGGGGTGTACGTCCCGAACCGCGTGATGGGCATCTACGCGCCACTGCTGAACGCGGCGGCTGACGTTCACGACTCGATCGCCTACAGCAAGGACAAGAGCCCGACCAGCATTGCCAGTAACTACGCCGGGCGCCTCGGCCAGCAGCTCCAGCAGCAGCCGTACCTCCAGGGCATCTCCAGCATCATGCAGACAATCCAGGCCGGGTATGGCGGCGGCCTGGGATCGGCCGCTGAGCGGTACGCATCCTCAACGATCACCCGCATGGTTCCGTACGCCGCGACTGCTCGGACCATCGGCACGGCCCTGGACCCGAACGAGCGGACGGTCGACTCGGGGAAGAACACGCCAGCCTCGACGACTATCAGCCAGCAGGTCCAGAGCGGCATCGGGGCACGCGGCGGGCTGCCGATCGCGCAGGACGTGCTCGGGCGGCCCCAGGAGAACCAACAACAGGGCGTCAAGGCCGTGTTCGCGCGGACGTCGGCAGAGAAGCCCGACCCGACCGTCAAGGCGTTCCTTGACGCTGGCGTGGACATCGGGTTTCCGAAGACGAAGCTGACCGTCGACACCATCCCGATGGATCTGACACCAGACGAGACGCGACGCTGGAATACCTATCGCGGCGAGATCCTCCAGCGCTTCAGCGGTAACCTGACCAGCCGCACCTTCTGGTCGAATCCCGAAGCTCGGAAGGTGGCAATGGAGGATCTGCTGCGCCAGGCCAACGATGCGGCCGACCAGCGGCTCATGCAGTCGATCGGCGCGGGGGATATCCGCCGCCGTGTCCTTGAAGCACGCCAGCAGCAGCGTGAGACGCTGAGATCGGGGGCACCGTGA
- a CDS encoding SDR family oxidoreductase yields the protein MKHALVTGASSGIGKAVAEALLQDSWSVLGTSRRKPAIEHERFSWIGTDLVSKYQAGRIGNAYKFGHPLDALVHCAATYGPEGWVGDVDAEDWVRTITVNLEATFHVVQSVLPYLLKSEDGRILLFSGGGAFGPYAGRSAYAASKAGVVSLMETMAEEQARVSVNCVAPGYVPTPMTGHLDAPSPEKDRAVACVLRLLSSETKGLTGKTISAEHDDWSRINQENVESLNDSLLGQRHRYKLIIPAPPLVPPEWQARTGMLV from the coding sequence ATGAAGCACGCACTGGTAACAGGCGCATCCTCCGGCATCGGCAAGGCCGTCGCCGAGGCGTTGCTACAGGACAGCTGGTCAGTGCTCGGCACGTCTCGGCGGAAGCCCGCCATCGAGCACGAGCGGTTCTCCTGGATCGGGACGGACCTCGTCTCGAAGTACCAGGCCGGGCGAATCGGCAACGCGTACAAGTTCGGCCACCCGCTCGACGCGTTGGTGCACTGCGCCGCGACGTACGGCCCGGAAGGCTGGGTCGGCGATGTGGACGCCGAGGACTGGGTCCGCACCATCACGGTCAACCTGGAGGCGACGTTCCACGTCGTACAGTCGGTGCTACCGTATCTCCTGAAGTCCGAAGACGGCCGTATCCTGCTGTTCTCCGGTGGTGGGGCATTCGGTCCGTACGCTGGCCGCTCGGCCTACGCAGCCTCGAAGGCCGGCGTGGTGAGCCTGATGGAGACGATGGCCGAGGAACAGGCGCGTGTCAGTGTCAACTGCGTGGCGCCTGGGTACGTGCCGACGCCGATGACTGGCCACTTGGATGCTCCGAGCCCCGAGAAGGATCGCGCGGTAGCGTGCGTGCTGCGCCTGCTGAGCTCCGAGACGAAGGGCCTGACGGGCAAGACGATCAGCGCCGAGCACGACGACTGGTCAAGAATCAACCAGGAGAACGTCGAGAGCCTGAACGACAGCCTGCTGGGCCAGCGGCATCGGTACAAGCTCATCATCCCGGCGCCCCCGCTGGTTCCACCAGAGTGGCAGGCGCGTACGGGGATGCTGGTGTGA
- a CDS encoding terminase family protein, with product MAVASAPPRLVYRPQSKQEPWHACPAFESGFGGTKGPGKTLAMLMEATRGVGHSRYRAIIFRRTYKRLQEVMDRAWEWFPPLGAKWNGDHARWTFPSGAMISMRHCENEEDKRIYHGHEYHFMAFDQLEEFSETQYTFLMAQCRSSVPEIKPYLRTTFNPGGIGHAWVKERFLSRGTRDCAPWTPRNEQGDPLPTRCFHFSNIYDNQILLDADPQYMMVLNSLPEQDRRALRDGDWDVFAGQVLTEWRREKHVIDPIPLDKDWQRVRMTDYGSARPFVTLWAALDKSVPRVYIYREISQPGLLASQQAQAVVSLTGEDEKIRLHVADPAMWIKSPDSGKSIAQIYFENGVTLTHANNDRLNGLARVREYLKDAPDGRPHLQVFSSCIQLIKNLPSLVYDAHKVEDVDTDGPDDEYDALRYGLMAMESIPDFSALATSMPLGFSTGATNGRPTQPTPVPDFTGLNGKSDKDARLAALFGEWQSTGVR from the coding sequence ATGGCTGTCGCATCGGCGCCGCCACGCCTCGTCTATCGCCCCCAATCGAAGCAGGAGCCGTGGCACGCTTGCCCTGCTTTCGAGTCCGGCTTCGGCGGCACCAAAGGCCCTGGTAAGACGCTGGCGATGCTGATGGAAGCCACGCGCGGCGTTGGGCACTCGCGCTACCGGGCGATCATCTTCCGCCGCACGTACAAGCGCCTCCAGGAAGTCATGGACCGGGCCTGGGAGTGGTTCCCGCCGCTGGGAGCCAAGTGGAACGGCGACCACGCCCGATGGACGTTCCCGTCCGGTGCGATGATCTCGATGCGCCACTGCGAGAACGAAGAGGACAAGCGGATCTACCACGGCCATGAGTATCACTTCATGGCGTTCGATCAGCTCGAAGAGTTCTCCGAGACGCAGTACACGTTCCTGATGGCGCAGTGTCGGTCGTCGGTGCCCGAGATCAAACCATACCTGCGTACCACGTTCAACCCAGGCGGCATCGGCCACGCCTGGGTCAAAGAGCGGTTCCTGTCGCGCGGTACCCGAGACTGCGCGCCGTGGACACCACGGAACGAGCAGGGCGACCCGCTGCCGACGCGCTGCTTCCACTTCTCGAACATCTACGACAACCAGATTCTGCTTGACGCCGACCCGCAGTACATGATGGTGCTCAACAGCTTACCGGAGCAGGATCGGCGAGCACTGCGTGACGGTGACTGGGACGTGTTCGCCGGCCAGGTGCTCACCGAGTGGCGCCGCGAGAAGCACGTCATTGATCCGATCCCGCTTGACAAGGACTGGCAGCGGGTACGGATGACGGACTACGGCTCTGCTCGGCCGTTCGTCACGCTATGGGCCGCGCTCGACAAGAGCGTGCCCCGGGTCTACATCTACCGCGAGATCAGCCAGCCCGGCCTGCTTGCCTCGCAGCAAGCGCAGGCTGTGGTCAGTCTGACGGGCGAGGACGAGAAGATCAGGCTGCATGTTGCGGACCCTGCTATGTGGATCAAGTCGCCTGACTCTGGCAAGTCGATCGCGCAGATCTACTTCGAGAACGGCGTCACGCTCACGCACGCCAACAACGATCGCCTGAACGGGCTGGCCCGAGTTCGTGAGTACCTGAAAGATGCGCCGGACGGTCGTCCGCATCTCCAGGTGTTCTCGTCGTGCATCCAGCTCATCAAGAACCTGCCATCCCTGGTCTACGACGCTCACAAGGTTGAGGACGTCGATACGGATGGCCCGGATGACGAGTACGACGCGCTCCGCTACGGCCTGATGGCGATGGAGTCGATCCCAGACTTCTCGGCGCTCGCCACATCTATGCCCCTCGGCTTTAGCACTGGTGCGACGAACGGCCGGCCGACGCAGCCGACACCCGTGCCCGACTTCACCGGCCTGAACGGTAAGAGCGATAAGGATGCCCGGCTCGCTGCGCTGTTCGGCGAGTGGCAGTCGACGGGGGTGCGGTGA
- a CDS encoding class I SAM-dependent methyltransferase — translation MTARHGPASVGGEPPAPLTRIATGSSAEMVARLLAVSFPGAETVLDATWGRGKFWDGSDRHVVGCDISPHGKPAVVADFTRLPFADGSFSVVVFDPPYLSNTSKKGTSLVGKRFGSYRTEPEARASIQAGAREAWRVARVGVIVKVMDQIHASRLVRMNQWVEEVIPVDLYDLAYLVSKSKPEDPKWQKHGPPLSVRSNCTSWLVFRHDGPIHKRRQHAVGPARQGGFWETEGVAG, via the coding sequence GTGACCGCCCGCCACGGCCCGGCCTCGGTGGGCGGGGAGCCGCCGGCGCCGCTCACGCGGATCGCCACGGGCAGCAGCGCCGAGATGGTCGCTCGGCTGCTGGCTGTCTCGTTCCCGGGCGCTGAGACGGTGCTTGATGCGACCTGGGGCCGGGGTAAGTTCTGGGACGGCTCGGATCGCCACGTCGTGGGCTGCGACATTAGCCCTCACGGCAAGCCGGCAGTCGTGGCCGACTTCACGCGGCTGCCGTTCGCTGACGGGTCGTTCTCGGTGGTTGTGTTCGACCCACCCTACCTGTCGAACACCTCGAAGAAGGGCACGTCGCTGGTTGGTAAGCGGTTCGGGTCATATCGCACGGAGCCAGAGGCGCGGGCCTCGATTCAGGCCGGCGCTCGTGAGGCGTGGCGGGTAGCCAGGGTCGGCGTGATCGTGAAGGTGATGGACCAGATTCACGCATCCAGGCTCGTCCGGATGAACCAGTGGGTCGAGGAGGTCATCCCCGTCGATCTGTACGACCTGGCGTATCTGGTGAGCAAGTCGAAGCCGGAAGACCCGAAGTGGCAGAAGCACGGGCCGCCGCTGAGCGTGCGGTCGAACTGCACATCGTGGCTCGTGTTCAGGCATGACGGACCGATCCATAAGCGCCGGCAGCACGCGGTGGGGCCGGCGCGGCAGGGTGGGTTCTGGGAGACGGAAGGGGTGGCGGGGTAG